Part of the Patagioenas fasciata isolate bPatFas1 chromosome 24, bPatFas1.hap1, whole genome shotgun sequence genome is shown below.
CAGAGCTGGCCTGGGCTGCTTACGGCACCTGTGGGCTCTGTGCCCCCCGCTGCGGCCGGCTCGGCTGTGCAATGGGGCTGGAATGTGCGAGGAGCTGCCTGTTCAGTACAAGTCAAACATTTCATCTGCTGGAATCTGACCCAGGGGCACAGGGCAAAGGCAACAGCAACATCCCAGCAGCGAGGGGCCGGCCTGGCGAGTGGGAAAGGGCAGCACGCTCCACTCCCAGTCCTGCTGCTGGGAGCTCTCTGTACTGGGAGGCGCAGCCGCTGTCTGCCACCCCCAGGCTGTCCCTTACAGTTTCTCTCTTTGCAGCTGGGGTCCCGATGACGATGGGAAAACCGTGGATGGGCCCCACCAACTGGGAAAGGTAAAACGCCATCGCAGTCCCAGCAGCACGGCTCACCCGAGCTGGTCCTTGCCCTCCGGCGCCTGGCCCTTCTTGCCTCAACAGGCGAGGAGGGTGTTACCGCGGCACAGCGCATGTTCATTCGCTTCTGTGGCTGCCAGCAGAGGTGTTGCGCATTATGAGAGCTGCTGTTGCTGCAGGAGGGCAGCGTGCAGCCAGTCTGGGGTGAGCTTTCCACGCTGGAAAGCAGGAAAATGCTCTTTCGCAACTGCTGGTGTTATTCTGACAGCTTTTGCAACCCAAGGGAGGCTCTCTGCTCGGGAGATGGAGTGTTCCCAGTGCTGGGGGTGGGAACACGCCTTCGAATGCTGGGAGGAAATAAGGGGCTGGGGCGATGGCTGCGGTCGCTCGATGGGGAAGTGTCAGAGCTGAGGCTGCTCCTTCGCGGGCCATCAAGCGTTGTGCTGCTGCCTGTGTGCTCGGCAGCCTTGTCCTGCACTTTTCTAACCACAAGACAGCGGTTACGCTGCTGCTCAGAGCAAGGCTGACAGCTGAGCCATCCGTCCACGATGACAAACGGCTTCCAGTCCTGcaagttaatttattttcttcctgcatgCAGAGGCAGCCGTAACCGGCTCTGGGACACAAAGCCAAGCAAAGCTTTGCCATGCAGAGCCAATGCAGGACGTGCCTCCTGCTGCTGCGGTGTTTCCAGCTGGGTTGCTCTCTTGCTTGTCTATGGACACATTGTTTTTCTGGGTGAATATGGCCCCTGTGCAGGGTGTCACCTGGAAATGTGCTTCCTGAGTTGCTGGAGTGGTTGTGTTTTCCAGCAAAGGCAAAGCACAGTGTGTGTGGGGCTGTGGCCGCGCGTGGGTCTTGTCTGTTGGCAGGAAAGCCCGATGCTGCAGAGAAGCTCCAGAGCAAGCCCTGTGGAGGCGGGGAGGGCTGGGCCTGCTGCCTTTGCTCTGCAGCACAAACACCTTGTGCTGTGCTTGCCTGAAAGGCTCCTTTGCcttctgttttaatttttaatgcagaATCCACTTAAAATCCTAGTGAGCAGTAGGTTGGCTGCATAGCTGCCTTTGTACCACGCTTGCTGTGGGGTCAGGGAGGGCTcagcggggaggggggcagacAGGACCCTCCTGCCACCGTGTCCTGAGCGGTGCCGGTCCCTTGTCCGCAGGCCGCCCTGCAGCACGGTGTCATAGCGGGGCGCAGGGGCTTCGGCAGCATTTTCGTGGTGGCCAGCGGCAACGGCGGGCAGCACAACGACAACTGCAACTACGATGGTTATGCCAACTCCATCTACACAGTCACCATAGGTGAGTGCGCCTGTCGTCTGGCTCCTTCTTTCCCCACGTGGAAAAAGGAGATTAGCGGAAAAGCGCCAAGCCTGCGCGGGTGGAAGTGGGAATCTGTGGGCATTCCCGTGTTAGAAAAGAAACCTGTAACCCGCCTTCTTGAGGGCAGGAGCTACACGAGAGGTAGAAGATCTGTGCAGCATTAAGCACAGCGAAAGGTTATTTGTTGGGGCTGCCTTTCCTGTAGATCTTCAGCCGTGCAGAACACAGGCGTGGGGCCGGTTTCCCAGCGCAGCTGCCAGCCTGTGAAAGGCCCAGTGAGCATGATGGGTCCCCAGGGGCTCGTCACCTTGCAAGTCCGGCAGGTAACACAGAACCGACTCCACACGGTTGATGCCTTTCACTGTTTGCAGGCGCGGTGGACGAGACAGGCTCCATGCCCTTCTACGCCGAGGAGTGCGCCTCCATGTTGGCTGTGACCTTCAGCGGCGGGGACAAGATGATGAGGAGCATCGTGAGTACACACCGCGCACTCGCTTCCTCGGCGCTGCAGCTGCGGGGCTGggacagctctgtcccttgtGGTGGCCCCATGGCCACCTTAGGCTGGCAGGCGGTTCCTCTGTGGCGCAGGGAATGGTTGTGCTTTTTATCCGGTCCTACGAAAATCATGCTCAGAGGGAGGTTCCTGTGTGTCGCTGTTCCCTGTGTCGTCACTGCCTGTTGGGCTGTGACCTGCAGCCTGGTGACCCTGTCTCTGCCGCGGTGGTCACAGGCACAGGGTGTTCCTGGCCCTGCACGCAGATCCCGGCTGTCCCGTGTGTGTCCCCTCAGGCACAGGCACATGTCAGACCCTGAGGGACAGGGACTGCGCCGAGGGGATGCGGGAGCACAGCCGAGCACAgagggctgggagcagcctcGGGCTCTTTGAATCGCTTGGCACCGGCTCCTTCCCTCTTCTGGCACATGCGCCTCTCCCAGCTGAACTTCTCAgaatatttttatcagcttttccttttttttttgccaaaaaatGACTTCTTGTCAACAAAGTGTCCTTTTTGCCCAAGCCAAGCAGCCGGGCCTGTTTTCCCCAGGCCTGACCCAGCGTGATCCTCCCTCGGTGACTTTTGGGCTCCGCAGCCCACGTGGCTGTGACCTGTTCCTGTCCTGGAGGACAAGGGATGGTGTCCTGCGAGCAGGGACGCGCGGCTGTGGCTCCGTGCCTGCTGGTGAGGAGCTGGATCCAGTCTCGTCAAACAGGCTTCCCTGCCTACTGGGTAAACTGGGGGAGTGGGGAGAGCCTGGGCTGGGACTCGGGAAGCTCCTCGTTCAGTTCTGAGTACCCTGGCTCTCCTCACGTGGCAGGGAAGGTAAAACTCAGAACAGAGCTATTTTCAGAAGTAATTTCTGTTGTCCTGGGCGGGTTTGAAAAGCAATGACGCGAGGAAAATGGGAACCAGCAGCCAAGCAAGGGCTCTGCTGCACTTTGATCGGGAGTTCCAGACCTTTGGGTTCGTGTTCAGCTATCGGCCTTCGGGGCTGTGAGACAGGAGCTGGTGTTGCAGCGAGGAGCCAGGACGAGGTGCCACGCATGGCCTGGGCCGCGTGTGCCAGGGCCGTCCTGCCGCTCTGCCGTGCCGCGCCGGCTCCTCCAGCGTACCCGTGCCACGCTCACAGTGTCACCGCCCTCGGTCACAGTGTCACCGCCCTTGGTCACAGTGTCACAGCCCTCGTTTTGTTGGAGACTCTGCTCCGAAATGCCgttcagctgtgctgcagcgcTGTCAGAGTTAACGGCGCAGCAACCGTCTGCGGGCTTTTTTCTGTTACCAGAGTGTAAACTTGGTGTGTTTTCCTTAATGGGAAGAATTTAATACGGCTTCTGGCGCTGACGGCGTTTCCGACTGAAAGTGTCTGCTGCTCAGCGCGTTCTTGGTGGGCCGTGCAGTGTCCCAGCGCAGGATGGAGCTGTTAGCAGCTGGCAGAACGCTGCGGAGTCAGGCGTGCAAGGCAACCGAAGCCACAGCTTTTGGCAGCGCAGGCCGTCTGCCTGTGGGCACGGTTGGTCTGCAGTGATGGGACGTGATTTGGGAACCTCCTGATGGCTCTTTGGAGGCTCCGTGTGCCCTGCACAGTCCCATGGGTCCCTCTCCAGAGGCCCTGTTGTGCTGGAGGGAGCTGTGGCCAGCAGCGAGGATGAGGAAGGTCCCAAGCTGTAAGTGCCTGGAGTTTCCCCCCAAGTAGTTTAGTTGAGGCCCAGTTCTctgggctggggagctgtggTGTTGTCCTTCCCACCTTGTACTGGTTTTTGCTGGGTACCCGTGTCCTGGGCAGGAGCTGTCCGAGAAACGTTCCCAGGATTTTCAGGCACTGCTCCCGGAGCCTCTCCCCCTGCTGCTGCCCTGCTCTCGGTGGTGTTCTGCTCGTGGCTGAGAGAGGATGATGGGAACTCTGGCTCCCGCCTCCCAGCCTGATCTCTGCAACCGCAGAGAGAAAGAAAGCTCGTGCACTGCAAATTCCTCCCTCCTGCCTGGGGAAAAGCTGCCTGTGCAGAAGAGAGGGCTGGGAGACACACGTGGCTCACGTGGGCAGGGGGTTTAGGCCGGGCAGAGCAGGAACAGGTGCCGCTGGCTGCACAAAGCCCCACGTCACTGCCGCAGCAGCCTGACCGGCGGCATCTCTGCTGTTTCCCGGCAGGTGACAACAGACTGGGACCTGCAGAAGGGCACGGGCTGCACGGAGGGCCACACCGGGACATCGGCCGCCGCACCACTCGCCGCGGGGATGATCGCGCTGATGCTGCAGGTGCGACCGTGTCTCACCTGGAGAGACGTCCAGCACATCATCGTCTTCACCGCCACCAAGGTGAGTGGCCGCCTTCTCTCCCTCGGGGTGCTGCAGGATGGCCACACTCTGCACATTTTTGTTGGTGTCTGCCCGCCCCTCTATAAATCTCGCTGTCTGGCTCCCAGCAAAGGGATTGGATTTTCCCCTCGCCCCTTGTTCCACCCAGGAACGCAGCTGAGGCGTTTTCCCCTGTCATGATAATAAATGGGGTATTTGCTCCAGGAACGCGTCCGTCTGCCAGCGCACAGCGCTTCAGGGGCTCACTGTGCCTCCTCCGCACGGTGACAGCCAGGAGCTCTGCCCCGCTCTGCCCTTTCCCTGGGCTCTCTGGAGTCGGGCTCTTGGAAACAGAAGAGCTCAGCAGCAAACGCGGCCCGTCCTCTCGCTGCGGAGAGCGAGGCTGGGCgctggctggagctggagctggcgcTGGAGCTCAGAGTGAGGACGGGGCCACTCCTGCAGCCCTCGGGAGCCACGGCCTGTGTCCAACCAGCACCGTGCTCGCTCTGGCTCAGGGCAGCGTTTTCCACAGCTGCCAGCCCACATTTCCAGAACGCTGTGAGCTGATAAGTGATGGGACCCAGAGCTGGCCTGGCCTGGCCCTTGTTATAAAGCACTTGGTTCCTTCTCCCCAAGGCCTCTACCACCGCTGGGCTGTGGCTCAGGCAGGAGGCAGGCGGCAGCTGGGATGTTTCAGAGCAGAGGCATTTGTGCCCTTTCGTGCTGCTGGATTTCCTTTCTGAGGAGCTGGGAAGCCTGTTTGTCCCAGGACTTGTTTCAAACAACGGCCAACCTGTTTCTTTCTAATAAGGCCATGAGGGTTTGCTGCCCTGCCACTGCTGCAGGATGTTTCTGACCCTCCTTGCCTTCGAGCCAGGTTCCTATTGCTCTGGGCTTGCGGGGTGTCCCCCAAGGTGTTCCCTAAGGTGACAAGTGTGCCCTGCGTTTCTTTTCAGTATGAGGATCGTCACGCCAAGTGGGACACCAACCAGGCTGGCTTCAGCCACAGCCACCAGCACGGCTTTGGCTTGCTGAACGCCTGGAGACTGGTGAACGCGGCCAAGGTAACTCCCCTGTCCCATGGTCATGCAGAGCGACCCAGCCCGATGGCAGGGACGGGGCTGTCACCGTGGGGTGACACCGTTGCCGCTCAGGGCCAGCGCTTTGGCCGTCGTCCTGCCAACCCTCGCTACGAGGCTGCTTTTGGTATGAAGTCATGAGGCTTTCGGCAATGCCTGAAACTTGCCGCTGGGCTCCCGCGCTCCCAGCACTATATATAGCCATGGAGAGCCCGGGCTGGTGGGACGACAGCTCTGATTCATGGCTGGGGAGCTTcgtcagcagccccagcacctttCCCCCATGCAGTGGGCTGTAAGGAGGGCGTCATGCCCCAGGAAACGCCGTGCTCTCAGCTTGGGGCTGTGGGCTGCGTGTCCCAGGGCTGCCGGGGGAGCGGTGTGCTCAGAGCAGGCAGCGTCATCCCCATCACCGTCCTCCCCGCACCTGCACTCACAAGGACACCAGGTCGCTTCCCTTTGGCACTCGGTCCTCCCTCAGCTGTGCCAGCGGTGTCCCCTCCCTCACAGGGGTTCCCAGGCTGATCTCTCCTTGCAGCCCCCTGGGTTCTGCCACATCTCCTGCGCTGCTGCGCTGGGCTTGGAACAGAGCGGCTTCCAGTAACTGCTCAAAGCCACTCAGGTGCTGgaggtggcaaacgcagagctggGGAGTCCCGAGCGTCCatcagcccctccagccctcagCCTCCTCCCAGCGGGGCCTTCCTCCCTGGCAGCCCCGTGGCGCTGGCTGCAGCCCTGGTGCTGCCAGGTTCCGTGCTTGTGAGCGTGGGGGGAAGGTGAGGGGTGTGCGGGGCGGGCACGGCCACGCTGAGCCCTCTGGTCTTTCCCCGGCAGATCTGGGAGTCCGTCCCGTACCTCGCCTCCTACGTGAGCCCGGCGCTGCGGGCGGGCAGGAGCATCCCACTGCTCCCGCGGGAGCTGGAGGTGGCCTGGAACGGTAAGAGCAGGTGTGCCACACCGGAGCACGTGCGCGGGAACACCGAGGCTGGGCTCCAACTCTTCCCGCTGCCACGAGGCCGCGAAGGGGTTAAGCATTGGGCTGCCCAGggcttttcctctcccttcctgctgcccttccccaggggagctgcctCTGCCGTGGTCCCCTCCACGATAACTCCGGCCCTAGATTGATGTCTCGGAGCAGCCAGACAGGCATGAGCGAgctgggccaggctgggcagCGGCCAGACCTGCTCCTCTGCCTTTGACCATTTTAGGTAACGCTCCGGCTCCTGACTTGGCTGGCCGCTGGCCGCAGAAACACAGCGCTGCTACCAGCGCGGAGCAGAGTTCGTTCACAGGCCCTTCCCGGCCCCGGCAGGGCCCGGCTCCCTCTCTGCCCCACCAGAGATGCCGTCCAGAAGCTGCGCCCCTCGCTCCCcgctcctggcagagctgctgggggttTGCACCCACGGGCTGTTCCCCAGGACACGGGAAGCCCGTCAGACCAGCACCCCTGGCTGGTGGGGCCAGGACACCGCTCCCTGTGCTAGGGGTGTGTGGGGGGCTCGGCTCGGACAGGGGCAGCTGGAAGGAGGCAGAGGCGAGGGATGTCCCCTCAGGGCTGGCTGGAAGtgggagctgtgtccccagcagcgcAGCAAACcctgccttcccttctccagtcaGCGCCGCCGACCTGCAGCTCTCCGGCATGAGGACACTGGAGCACGTGGCGGTCACCGTCACCATAACCCATCCCCGCCGCGGCAACCTGGAGATCAGGCTCTTCTGCCCCAGTGGCATGATGTCCCTGATAGGGACTGCCAGGAGCATGGACTCGTAAGCCCAGGGGACGGGGTGCGGTGCTGCAGGGAGGTCACGCATGTCCAGCCTCAGCTCCGTGACCTCTCACGGGTTGTGTCTCCTCAACCCTTTGGCAGGGACCCCAATGGCTTCGCTGACTGGACCTTCTCCACAGTGCGGTGCTGGGGCGAAGAGGCACAGGGCACGTACAGACTGGTCATCAGGGACATCGGTGAGTCCTGCCTGCCCAGGCCATGTCCCGGGGAGCTGCCCACTCAGCCCCTGCACGGCCGCGGCTTCGCTCCGCGTGTCACCCGGCTGGGTGGGAGAGTTCCCGCTGGTCCAACCAGTTTCCTCCCCAGGAGACGAGAGCCTGAGGCCTGGGACCCTGAAGCAGTGGCAGCTGACCCTGTATGGCTCCTCCTGGTCCCCGTCGGAGATGAGGGAGCGGCAGAGGTGGGACACCATGGCCCGTCTCGGTGGGGAGACAGGTGGTGGAGGGCTAAGAGACACAACCAGAAGTCCCCAGGGCACTGGGGTGCCCTCGGCACCTGCACAGGGAGCTGTGGGATGCAGAAAACAACTCTGTTGGCTGGGTCTGACCATGGAGGGCCACCCTCCATGGTGGGAGTAGCACTGCAGACCCTTGGTGGCATTCGGGAGCCTCCCTGGCACAGCGGGACCCCACGGGTGCCTCTGTCCCCCAGGCTGCTGGAGGAAGCCATGAGCGGACGGTACCTGAGCAGCGACTTCTCGCTGCCCTGCCCACCGGGGCTGCAGATCCCCGAGGAGCAGCGCTACACCCTCACAGCCAACACCCTCAAGGTGAGAGCCCCGAGGGGACACCCCGTCCTCtgtgggggctgggggagcaggaaccTGCCCCCCAGTCCTCGCTGTGCTGGGTGCCAGCAGGGCTGTGGGCCGCTCCAGGGCTGTTTCTGAAGGGCTTTCCTCTTCCGCAGaccctcctgctgctgggctgctttGCCGTGTTCTGGACGTTCTACTACATGCTGGAGGTTTGTCTGAGCAGGAACAACGCGGGGCTGGACCTGAGCTGCTCCGGCTCCGCCGCCTGCAGGTGGTACCAGCAGGGAGGGAAGCACCGGGCCCTGGAGAGCGGCCTGGAGATGGAATCGGTGCCGCTCTACCGTGAGAAGGACATGGAGGACGTGGAGATGGAGTGTGAGCACCCGCAGCCCGCCCAGCAGGacgagggggaggaggaggaggggtccTGGACCCCCACCCACCCCGAGCTCAGCGGCAGAGCCGCGAGCTTCCCCGAGGCAGCCCCAGTGGGTGCGGGGCACCGGGGCCGCGAGATGCCGGCCGAGCTGCTCTCGGAGGACGGGGAGCGCCAGCCGTGCTAGCGGGGCCGGGTCTGGCCTGCGTCCCCCTCCTGGGACATCCTTCCCAAGCATGGGCAGCGGGGACGTCCTGAGCCACCGCTGCCGTTGTGGCCTGCGGCAGGCGGTGTGAAAGGTGGCTCAGAACCACGGAGGAAGTGCTGGCAGCGGAAGGGGAGCTGCCCTTCCCCTCGCTCTGGAAAAAGGAGTAAGCCTTAAACCCCTTCCAAAGGGAGCCCGCCCAGCAGCGGCGCTTGGGATGTCCCTCTGGGCCGGGGCCCCACGCCGGTGCTTCCATGGTGGCCGTGGCAGAGCCACACGGGGAGTCCCCTGTGCgccacagctcctgcagcctcTCGCACGGGGAAGGAGCATCGCTGTGTCCCCAGTTTCTGCAGGGCGAGCCCAGGGACCACGCAGAGAGGGCAGCGGGTGTGGTGGCAGCAGGAGGTCCCTGAGGCGCTTCccgtggcctccccagtgctggtgGGGGCTTTGCCGTGTGCCCCGAGGGCCGAGGCTGCGGGCGATGCCCGTTGTGAGCCGGGAGGGGAGGCTGAGTTGCGCTGGCAGTGGCTCATCTGTGCGGGGTTGGCTTGTTCACGTCTCCTTGGGTTCGccggtttatttttttaagagcgggggtttgttttttaatcagcaAAGCCCTTTTGTGTAGCTTTccaaataaagtttaaaaaccCTCCTCTCCCCCATCTGTCGCTGCTCTGCCCTCCCAGCAGGTCCTGGCTGTGGGAACATGCGTCACCCGGcccctcccagccctggggaccctggggacgccatgcggggtctgggggtccccggAGCCTGGATAACAGGGTCAGGTGAGAGGAAACCTCGTCAGGCCGcgctggatgaagaaccttttaatTTTGAGAAAAACGAAGTACAAAACCGAGGCCAATTTTCTTTTCTGCCCGTTGGCGAGGATCCCTGCGGCGGTGGCGCGGGGCTGGTGCGGGGGCCACCCCTCCCGGGGAGGGCAGCGGGGCGCCCCGGGGTGCCGGCGAGCGCGGCGGGGGCAGgaccggcgggcggcggggctggcGGTGCGGCGGGGCgtgcggggccgggggggagcGCGGCGGGGCGCCCCGGCACCCTGAGGCTGGCTGCGTTGCGCTGGATGGAGGGTGCTTTGGGCCGGCTGGCGCTTTCTTGCCAATAAATACCAATCGGtgaggggcggcggcggccgccggggctgcgggggctgcggcgcgcggggccgggggcggcggagACGGAGGGTCCCGGCTGGGGCTGCTctcggggcggcgggggggctgcctagCTGATGATCTGC
Proteins encoded:
- the PCSK7 gene encoding proprotein convertase subtilisin/kexin type 7, producing the protein MPPWERRAPRWSAGMEAALCIHTCLWLSAAWVPPTVAERGAEPPHSTLSWAVSLDAPEEQLEQRAEELARSAGLLNMGRVGELRGHYLFASRPDGRAPEAIRRSVDTLFAQHDSVRWHSEQKLLKRSKRSLRFNDPKYPQQWHLNNHKSPGKDINVTGVWERNVTGRGVTVVVVDDGVEHTIKDIQPNYSPEGSYDLNSNDPDPMPHPDEENGNHHGTRCAGEIAAVPNNSFCTVGVAYGSRIAGIRVLDGPLTDSMEAIAFNKHYQINDIYSCSWGPDDDGKTVDGPHQLGKAALQHGVIAGRRGFGSIFVVASGNGGQHNDNCNYDGYANSIYTVTIGAVDETGSMPFYAEECASMLAVTFSGGDKMMRSIVTTDWDLQKGTGCTEGHTGTSAAAPLAAGMIALMLQVRPCLTWRDVQHIIVFTATKYEDRHAKWDTNQAGFSHSHQHGFGLLNAWRLVNAAKIWESVPYLASYVSPALRAGRSIPLLPRELEVAWNVSAADLQLSGMRTLEHVAVTVTITHPRRGNLEIRLFCPSGMMSLIGTARSMDSDPNGFADWTFSTVRCWGEEAQGTYRLVIRDIGDESLRPGTLKQWQLTLYGSSWSPSEMRERQRLLEEAMSGRYLSSDFSLPCPPGLQIPEEQRYTLTANTLKTLLLLGCFAVFWTFYYMLEVCLSRNNAGLDLSCSGSAACRWYQQGGKHRALESGLEMESVPLYREKDMEDVEMECEHPQPAQQDEGEEEEGSWTPTHPELSGRAASFPEAAPVGAGHRGREMPAELLSEDGERQPC